A genomic stretch from Candidatus Neomarinimicrobiota bacterium includes:
- a CDS encoding DUF2723 domain-containing protein, which produces MEFLKPRDMVKTLIAAFVLVFTFLLYLDTMAPTVSFWDCGEFIAVSHTLSVPHPPGSPLYLLLGRVISMLPIAGGAALDPVLNEPQFHYIAYRINLLSPLATAFANMFLFLIIVRLVVEWRGKIKDTTDKWIAYGGGLVGSLSIAFSDSHWFNAVEAEVYSMSIFFTAIVVWLILKWSEKVDEGGAGSRYILIISYMMGLAISVHMLNLLTIPFIALIMYIKLNPDDDGIEMMVNILAVIGIMAMGILIAIEMALPATSMEYLRLSDGDRGSKLMVLGVIFLVITGGGVWGLSQAFKAERRRRLWKQVLLMGAAGAAYLIIYLGIIKGMPKLANFMGNLMNTQDAVSAIGATFAVSIAILMALIYFVPIFSRSRATEIRLSIMALLMVLIGFTSYETIFIRSAQNPNIDENDPETVARAVSYLEREQYGSYPMFYRDRWGEKPLNKNTANPGRVVKIKSTGKIGEIISVQGDQIKLEVGGREVNQRISNLSAIVNGYRSSTDFFWRYQINHMYVRYFKWQFWGRSGDRADLSQLWGIPFLLGLLGMGHHFAKDSRRAFAVAALFMLTGFAILLYLNQDDPQPRERDYSYVGSFYAFAIWIGIGAAAVFEKLKDWRKDSPVIYSAVLAVMLLAIPVNMIRANYHTHDRSGNYVAWEYSYNLLNTCEPDGIIFTNGDNDTFPLWYLQEVEGIRKDVRVVNLSLLNTPWYIKQLKNIEPTVPISLSDDEIDGLGLTRFEEREMFIPGPANFYDKPEAGSLEKGASGLSWNLQPTISRQKNPQTGKLVGGLRVQDVMIFEILRMNAWKQPIYFAVTVSPSNQIGLGDYLRMDGQAYQLMPYKVGLSIDEDVMYEKIIDTYRYTNLDDPDVYYPPNVQRLLQNYRKGFLQLVYEYGLTGKENREKALHVLHKMDELVPDATIPITYMDLYLQIAQMYHQLEDDTSAWRYMDDAFKNGREDLPLMEKVKVASIWNDLFDETSKALDILLPLSMEAPLNAQVVYEIARSYVKDGNAVEGEEWVNRLAALAPMARETRTLQNRIKEMKADSTGS; this is translated from the coding sequence ATGGAATTTCTTAAACCTCGAGACATGGTAAAAACGCTCATAGCAGCCTTTGTGCTGGTCTTTACCTTCCTGCTTTATCTGGACACCATGGCTCCCACGGTATCATTCTGGGATTGTGGGGAATTTATTGCTGTCTCACACACTCTGAGCGTTCCGCATCCACCTGGATCACCCCTTTATCTGTTATTGGGACGTGTAATCTCCATGTTGCCCATTGCTGGCGGTGCTGCCCTTGACCCGGTACTGAATGAACCCCAATTCCATTATATAGCCTACCGTATTAATCTGTTGTCACCACTGGCTACCGCTTTTGCCAACATGTTTCTCTTCCTGATCATCGTCCGCCTGGTCGTTGAATGGCGGGGTAAGATCAAAGATACTACCGACAAATGGATTGCCTATGGAGGCGGGCTGGTCGGTTCCCTTTCAATCGCTTTTTCTGACAGCCATTGGTTCAATGCAGTTGAAGCTGAAGTTTACTCCATGAGTATCTTTTTCACAGCTATTGTGGTGTGGCTAATCCTGAAATGGTCTGAAAAAGTGGATGAGGGGGGCGCTGGTTCCCGCTATATCCTGATCATTTCATATATGATGGGTCTTGCGATCTCCGTCCACATGCTCAACCTGTTAACCATTCCTTTTATCGCCTTAATTATGTATATAAAACTTAACCCAGATGATGACGGTATAGAGATGATGGTGAACATTCTGGCTGTTATTGGCATTATGGCAATGGGAATCCTCATCGCCATTGAAATGGCTCTGCCAGCAACCTCTATGGAATATTTGAGGCTCTCAGATGGTGATAGAGGCTCTAAACTTATGGTTCTTGGGGTGATCTTCTTGGTTATTACAGGCGGGGGTGTCTGGGGACTTTCGCAGGCATTTAAAGCCGAACGGAGGAGGCGACTCTGGAAACAGGTCCTGCTCATGGGTGCAGCTGGTGCAGCCTATTTAATAATTTATCTGGGCATTATTAAGGGCATGCCCAAGCTGGCCAATTTTATGGGCAATCTTATGAATACTCAAGATGCAGTGTCGGCCATTGGAGCCACCTTTGCTGTGAGTATTGCCATCTTAATGGCACTCATTTATTTTGTTCCAATCTTCTCTCGTTCACGCGCTACAGAGATCCGGCTTTCGATCATGGCACTGTTGATGGTGTTGATTGGCTTTACATCCTACGAAACCATTTTTATCCGCTCTGCTCAGAATCCCAATATTGATGAAAATGACCCTGAAACGGTTGCCCGGGCTGTCTCCTACCTTGAGCGTGAGCAATACGGAAGTTACCCCATGTTCTATCGTGATCGCTGGGGTGAGAAACCTTTGAATAAAAACACAGCAAATCCCGGACGGGTAGTGAAGATTAAAAGTACAGGCAAGATCGGAGAGATCATCTCTGTACAAGGTGACCAGATCAAATTGGAGGTGGGTGGACGTGAAGTTAATCAGCGCATCTCAAATTTGAGTGCCATCGTTAATGGTTATCGATCCAGTACAGATTTTTTCTGGCGCTATCAGATTAACCATATGTACGTCCGTTACTTCAAATGGCAATTCTGGGGGCGCAGTGGAGACCGCGCTGACCTCTCACAACTCTGGGGCATCCCGTTTCTACTGGGATTGCTTGGCATGGGACACCATTTTGCAAAAGATTCTCGACGGGCTTTCGCGGTGGCTGCCTTATTCATGCTCACCGGATTTGCTATTTTGCTTTATCTCAATCAGGATGATCCCCAACCCAGAGAGCGGGATTATTCCTATGTGGGCTCGTTTTATGCCTTTGCCATCTGGATCGGTATTGGGGCAGCAGCAGTTTTCGAAAAGCTCAAGGATTGGCGTAAAGATTCACCTGTGATATATAGTGCTGTTCTGGCTGTTATGCTGCTGGCGATACCCGTTAATATGATTCGGGCTAATTACCACACCCATGATCGTTCCGGAAATTATGTTGCCTGGGAATATTCCTATAATCTACTCAACACCTGCGAACCGGATGGAATCATTTTCACCAATGGTGATAACGATACCTTTCCGCTCTGGTATCTTCAGGAGGTTGAGGGCATTCGGAAAGATGTGAGGGTTGTAAATCTAAGTCTTCTGAATACGCCCTGGTATATCAAACAATTAAAGAACATTGAACCAACTGTTCCCATCAGTTTGTCTGATGATGAGATCGATGGCCTGGGTCTGACCAGATTTGAAGAGCGTGAGATGTTTATTCCCGGTCCTGCCAATTTTTATGATAAACCGGAAGCTGGCTCCCTGGAAAAAGGTGCTTCCGGCTTAAGTTGGAATTTGCAGCCAACCATCTCCCGGCAAAAGAATCCACAAACGGGTAAACTCGTTGGTGGTTTAAGGGTTCAGGATGTCATGATCTTTGAGATCCTGCGCATGAATGCCTGGAAACAGCCCATCTATTTTGCTGTCACAGTTTCACCCAGCAATCAGATCGGATTGGGTGATTATCTGCGTATGGATGGTCAGGCATATCAGCTTATGCCTTACAAAGTTGGTTTAAGTATCGATGAAGATGTTATGTACGAGAAGATCATTGACACCTATCGCTACACCAACCTGGATGATCCGGATGTGTATTATCCACCAAATGTCCAACGCCTGCTGCAAAATTACCGCAAGGGCTTTCTACAATTGGTCTATGAGTACGGTTTAACCGGAAAAGAAAACCGTGAAAAGGCGCTTCACGTTTTGCACAAGATGGACGAGCTGGTTCCTGATGCAACAATCCCCATTACCTACATGGATCTATACTTGCAGATCGCACAAATGTATCATCAACTTGAGGATGACACCAGTGCCTGGCGCTATATGGATGATGCCTTTAAAAATGGACGTGAAGATCTGCCGCTCATGGAAAAAGTGAAAGTGGCCTCGATCTGGAATGATCTCTTTGATGAAACCTCCAAAGCACTTGACATTCTCCTTCCTTTAAGCATGGAGGCTCCTTTGAATGCTCAGGTTGTCTATGAGATCGCCCGCTCTTATGTCAAGGATGGAAATGCTGTGGAAGGTGAGGAGTGGGTCAACCGTCTGGCAGCTCTGGCACCCATGGCTCGGGAAACCCGTACTTTGCAGAACCGTATCAAAGAAATGAAGGCTGATTCTACCGGTTCGTAA
- a CDS encoding MGMT family protein gives MNKPSKWEVIYSVVKQIPFGKVATYGQIATLAGYYRQARQVGYALHAVPSEDIPWHRVINAQGKISLNLEMGGAVQRKLLENEDVVFSRAGIVVLREYQWQPTIDPLAGESRE, from the coding sequence ATGAACAAACCAAGCAAATGGGAAGTGATTTATTCCGTGGTCAAACAGATCCCCTTTGGGAAAGTGGCTACCTACGGTCAAATTGCCACTCTGGCAGGCTATTACCGCCAAGCCCGGCAAGTTGGCTATGCCCTGCATGCCGTCCCTTCTGAAGATATCCCCTGGCACCGGGTGATCAATGCCCAGGGCAAGATCAGTCTCAACCTGGAGATGGGGGGAGCGGTTCAACGCAAACTGCTGGAAAATGAAGATGTGGTTTTTAGTCGTGCAGGAATTGTTGTGCTACGGGAATATCAATGGCAGCCGACTATTGATCCTTTGGCTGGCGAATCACGCGAATAG
- a CDS encoding NUDIX hydrolase, with protein MASRTKQRYFKQSGVIPVYKGKVVLITARGSQRWITPKGSVEWELSAQDSAAKEALEEAGIKGKVFPEEIGTYTYEKMGGRYKVRLYFMEVTKLKDKWDEKHFRKRKLFSPKQAIKKVVPVSVSKIMAKYFHESRHSIKKKRKKAKKKGSSTK; from the coding sequence GTGGCATCCAGAACCAAACAAAGATATTTTAAGCAATCCGGTGTTATCCCGGTATACAAAGGAAAAGTTGTTCTCATCACAGCCAGAGGAAGTCAGCGCTGGATCACGCCAAAAGGTTCAGTTGAGTGGGAATTGTCAGCACAGGATTCGGCTGCCAAGGAAGCGCTGGAAGAGGCTGGGATAAAGGGTAAGGTTTTCCCGGAAGAGATCGGAACCTATACCTATGAGAAAATGGGTGGTCGCTACAAAGTGCGCCTATACTTCATGGAGGTCACCAAGCTTAAAGATAAATGGGATGAAAAACATTTTCGAAAACGGAAATTGTTTTCTCCAAAACAGGCCATCAAAAAGGTTGTGCCCGTATCAGTATCTAAGATCATGGCTAAATACTTTCATGAGAGTCGCCATTCGATCAAAAAGAAAAGAAAAAAAGCAAAGAAGAAGGGATCCAGCACAAAGTAA